The Candidatus Aegiribacteria sp. genome window below encodes:
- the cysC gene encoding adenylyl-sulfate kinase, with protein MNSERSEDMNITWHHHGVDISDREELLGHRGATVWLTGLSGSGKSTIADILSEILHGRGVLTAILDGDNVRHGLNRDLGFSPPDRKENIRRISEVAKLFSSFGVLNILAFISPYRFDRNFARSIQGENNFIEVYVHVPLEVAEERDPKGLYKKARSGEIPSFTGISAPYEEPESPELVLRTHESTPEECARQIIDVLEAKGIIPSES; from the coding sequence ATGAATTCTGAACGTTCAGAGGATATGAATATCACATGGCATCATCACGGGGTTGATATAAGTGACAGGGAAGAACTTCTCGGGCACAGAGGAGCTACGGTCTGGCTGACGGGGCTGTCTGGTTCAGGTAAATCCACCATCGCGGATATTCTTTCAGAAATTCTGCATGGAAGAGGCGTTCTTACCGCAATTCTTGACGGTGACAATGTCAGGCATGGTCTTAATAGAGATCTGGGGTTTTCACCTCCGGACCGAAAGGAGAATATCCGCAGGATTTCGGAAGTCGCAAAACTCTTCAGTTCTTTTGGTGTTCTGAATATCCTTGCCTTCATAAGCCCTTACCGCTTCGATAGGAATTTTGCCAGATCAATTCAGGGAGAGAATAATTTCATTGAAGTCTATGTACATGTACCTCTGGAGGTTGCGGAAGAACGAGATCCAAAGGGGTTATACAAAAAGGCCAGAAGCGGAGAAATCCCTTCATTCACAGGGATATCCGCTCCTTACGAGGAACCTGAATCACCTGAACTGGTTCTCCGAACTCATGAATCGACTCCGGAGGAGTGCGCGCGGCAGATAATAGATGTGCTTGAAGCAAAGGGAATAATACCTTCAGAGAGCTGA